A single window of Yoonia sp. GPGPB17 DNA harbors:
- a CDS encoding DUF427 domain-containing protein codes for MSDLIAENVQVYPRPPALEPVPHRLRVVLNGETVAETTRALRVLETHHAPTYYIAPEDVEAALIATRRTTFYEWKGQAAYFNVRAGDKTAHRAAWSYPSPSASFSALAGHVSFYAGAMDACFVGAERVIPQPGDFYGGWVTGNLQGRIKGTPGTEHW; via the coding sequence ATGTCAGACCTTATCGCAGAAAACGTTCAGGTTTATCCACGACCGCCAGCCCTGGAACCGGTGCCGCACCGCCTGCGCGTCGTGTTGAATGGTGAAACTGTCGCTGAAACGACCCGTGCTTTGCGGGTCCTTGAAACCCATCATGCGCCAACCTACTACATTGCGCCTGAAGACGTGGAGGCCGCGTTGATCGCGACGCGCCGCACCACCTTTTATGAGTGGAAGGGGCAGGCAGCCTATTTCAATGTGCGGGCAGGCGACAAGACGGCGCACCGCGCAGCGTGGAGCTATCCGTCCCCATCCGCATCCTTCAGCGCTTTGGCCGGACATGTGTCTTTCTACGCTGGCGCGATGGATGCATGCTTTGTTGGTGCAGAGCGCGTCATTCCGCAGCCCGGCGACTTTTACGGCGGGTGGGTGACGGGGAACCTACAAGGGCGTATCAAGGGCACACCGGGGACCGAGCATTGGTAG
- a CDS encoding NAD(P)-dependent oxidoreductase: MGATSGIGALAVTEAVGRGLPVRAFARSADNLEKTDLIEPFAGDARSADDVTAALAGARAVIYTLGIKERLAMLWEEEALFSDSTRVLIEAMKDSDTKRLVAVTGFGAGRSRSAMSSIERLGHRAILGRPYADKDRQEAMIMESEIDWTIVRPVILTNSAKSRGLEVLRDPSSWRNGLVSRRSVACYLVDAVEDGLDIGADVVLTR; the protein is encoded by the coding sequence ATGGGCGCGACCTCTGGCATCGGCGCGCTGGCCGTTACGGAAGCTGTCGGTCGCGGACTGCCCGTGCGCGCCTTTGCGCGCAGCGCTGACAATCTTGAGAAAACCGATTTGATTGAGCCGTTTGCTGGGGACGCGCGATCAGCAGACGATGTGACGGCAGCGCTCGCCGGTGCCCGCGCGGTGATCTACACGCTGGGTATCAAGGAACGGCTTGCGATGCTCTGGGAGGAAGAGGCGCTCTTTTCCGATAGTACGCGTGTGCTGATTGAGGCGATGAAAGACAGTGACACCAAGCGATTGGTGGCGGTAACTGGATTTGGTGCGGGACGTTCTCGAAGTGCAATGAGTTCGATTGAACGTCTTGGTCATCGGGCCATCCTGGGCAGGCCCTATGCCGACAAGGACCGGCAAGAGGCGATGATTATGGAAAGTGAAATCGATTGGACGATTGTTCGGCCAGTTATTCTGACCAATAGTGCGAAATCACGCGGGCTTGAGGTGCTGCGCGATCCATCAAGTTGGCGAAACGGATTGGTCTCACGGCGCAGTGTCGCATGCTACCTTGTTGATGCCGTGGAGGATGGCCTCGACATCGGCGCGGATGTCGTGCTGACCCGTTGA
- a CDS encoding PAS domain-containing protein, with amino-acid sequence MSNSEIDQSYLRSLLEDDEVEMSVVFSDPSVSDNPMIFVSDEFEDQTGYTPEEAIGRNCRFLQGPETSPHAIEAIRQGLKAETRFTIDILNYRKDGSPFLNRLRIRPIYDADGGLMFFA; translated from the coding sequence ATGTCAAACTCTGAAATTGATCAATCTTACCTCAGGTCGCTTCTGGAAGACGACGAAGTTGAAATGAGCGTGGTCTTTTCGGATCCGTCTGTTTCTGACAACCCGATGATTTTTGTGAGCGATGAGTTCGAAGATCAGACCGGCTATACACCGGAAGAAGCCATTGGGCGCAACTGCCGCTTCTTACAAGGACCAGAGACCAGTCCTCATGCAATAGAGGCAATTCGCCAGGGTCTGAAGGCGGAGACACGTTTTACCATCGATATCCTGAACTATCGTAAAGACGGATCACCGTTCCTGAATCGGTTGCGCATACGGCCCATTTACGATGCCGATGGTGGTTTGATGTTTTTTGCTTAA
- a CDS encoding DUF4149 domain-containing protein, which translates to MIEITLLVTALLFGGMVLYSFGFAAFVFNALPPETAGPLIRRAFPHFYLFVLASSAVAAAIAFAFDPVSSAILIAITVTTILARQVLMPAINTATDAGSKTRFNVLHSLSVVITLAHIGAAAIVLIRLAGS; encoded by the coding sequence ATGATTGAAATCACCCTTCTGGTCACCGCGCTGCTGTTTGGCGGTATGGTGCTCTATTCTTTCGGCTTTGCTGCCTTTGTCTTTAACGCACTTCCGCCCGAAACCGCAGGCCCGCTCATTCGACGCGCCTTTCCGCATTTCTATCTGTTCGTGTTGGCCAGTTCGGCAGTTGCAGCGGCCATTGCATTTGCGTTCGATCCCGTTTCAAGCGCCATTCTCATAGCTATAACGGTCACGACGATCCTCGCGCGCCAAGTCCTCATGCCCGCAATCAACACCGCCACCGATGCGGGTTCAAAAACTCGGTTCAATGTCCTGCACAGTCTTTCGGTTGTGATTACGCTGGCGCATATTGGCGCTGCCGCTATCGTGCTTATCCGGCTTGCGGGATCCTGA
- a CDS encoding isoprenylcysteine carboxylmethyltransferase family protein: MASETHFQRLQTLVRGALAPPPGASRIALALTFGVALHLIFAVAVVAMILAMYFGMSRSLGSVPWPYAIVANALLILQFPLVHSLLLTGPGGHVLRRLVPGPHGQTLSTTTYALVASLQLLALFALWTPSGVVWWRAEGAALYAVTAVYTIAWGLLIKASWDAGAEVQSGALGWMSLMRKTTPKFPDMPTGGLFRIIRQPIYVAFALTLWTVPTWTPDQLALAIGLTAYCLAAPKLKERRFAARYGDRFESYKRQVPYAVPAIGKSIRHD, from the coding sequence ATGGCATCAGAGACCCATTTCCAACGGCTTCAAACCCTTGTGCGCGGCGCATTGGCACCGCCACCCGGGGCGAGCCGCATCGCTTTGGCGCTGACCTTCGGCGTGGCTCTGCATCTGATCTTTGCGGTGGCCGTCGTGGCGATGATCCTGGCGATGTATTTCGGGATGAGCCGCAGCTTGGGCAGCGTCCCTTGGCCGTACGCAATTGTGGCCAACGCCCTTCTCATCCTGCAATTTCCGCTCGTGCACTCGCTTCTGCTGACTGGTCCCGGCGGGCACGTCCTGCGGCGTTTGGTTCCGGGTCCTCATGGGCAGACCCTCAGCACGACAACCTACGCGCTGGTCGCGTCGCTCCAGTTGCTGGCCCTATTTGCCCTTTGGACGCCCTCTGGCGTCGTCTGGTGGCGCGCCGAAGGCGCGGCGCTCTACGCGGTGACTGCGGTTTATACGATTGCCTGGGGGTTATTGATCAAGGCAAGTTGGGATGCGGGCGCGGAAGTCCAATCTGGCGCATTGGGCTGGATGTCCCTCATGCGCAAGACCACGCCAAAGTTCCCCGATATGCCCACTGGCGGTCTGTTCCGCATCATCCGACAGCCAATCTACGTCGCCTTTGCGCTGACGCTGTGGACCGTGCCGACATGGACCCCGGACCAACTGGCGCTTGCGATTGGCCTGACGGCCTACTGCCTAGCAGCCCCCAAGCTGAAAGAACGCCGGTTTGCGGCCCGATACGGCGACCGCTTTGAAAGCTACAAGCGTCAAGTGCCTTACGCAGTCCCAGCAATTGGAAAAAGTATACGACATGACTGA
- a CDS encoding thiol-disulfide oxidoreductase DCC family protein: MRQAKTNTIIMQANGETPAKATVYFDGACPLCTAEISHYKSQVGGDQICFVDASQANAQLGPDLNVDAAMRLLHVRLPDGTLVSGARAFAIIWQTLPGWRWAARIARIPGVTPLLELGYRLFLPVRPLLSKGASWFVAKPMSQHGPDR; encoded by the coding sequence ATGCGACAGGCAAAGACCAACACGATCATTATGCAAGCCAACGGTGAAACACCCGCCAAGGCGACCGTCTACTTTGATGGTGCGTGCCCGTTATGCACGGCGGAGATAAGTCACTACAAGTCGCAAGTCGGCGGAGATCAGATCTGTTTTGTTGATGCTTCCCAGGCGAATGCACAGCTTGGCCCAGACCTGAACGTGGACGCCGCGATGCGCCTACTCCACGTGCGCCTGCCTGATGGGACGCTGGTGTCGGGCGCGCGCGCCTTCGCTATCATCTGGCAAACCCTGCCGGGTTGGCGGTGGGCGGCACGGATTGCCCGAATACCCGGCGTGACACCTCTTTTGGAGCTGGGCTACCGCCTATTTCTGCCGGTTCGGCCTCTGCTGTCCAAAGGGGCTTCGTGGTTTGTTGCCAAGCCGATGTCACAGCACGGACCGGACCGTTAG
- a CDS encoding response regulator transcription factor — translation MLDATNENTLLIVEDDDVLRDRLARAMERRGFDVRVARCLSDAVDQANAELPRYAIVDLRLQDGSGLSLVEMLEERDPNIRAIILTGYGNIPTAVAAARIGAIDYIAKPATADEIVDALIRPRNEHAPAPTNPIVPEDARKEHITHIFHEMNENVSQTARSLDMHRRTLQRLLKRYEIV, via the coding sequence ATGTTAGACGCAACCAACGAAAACACCCTTTTGATCGTTGAAGACGACGATGTGCTGCGGGATAGACTTGCGCGTGCTATGGAAAGGCGCGGTTTTGACGTACGCGTGGCGAGGTGTTTGTCAGATGCAGTGGATCAGGCCAATGCCGAATTGCCGCGCTATGCGATCGTCGATCTGCGTTTGCAGGACGGCAGTGGCTTGTCCCTTGTAGAGATGCTTGAAGAACGCGATCCAAACATCCGCGCAATTATTCTCACCGGCTACGGGAATATTCCGACTGCCGTTGCGGCAGCGCGTATCGGCGCCATCGACTACATTGCCAAGCCTGCAACAGCCGACGAAATCGTAGATGCGCTCATCAGGCCGAGAAACGAACATGCCCCGGCTCCAACCAACCCAATCGTGCCCGAAGACGCCCGCAAAGAGCATATCACGCATATCTTCCATGAAATGAACGAAAACGTATCGCAAACGGCTCGATCCTTGGACATGCATCGGCGGACACTCCAGCGCCTGCTCAAACGGTACGAGATCGTCTGA
- a CDS encoding Dps family protein, with protein MTFAAEKLEITGQAEICAVLNTALAETTVATMMAQNFHWNVTGMNFASLHQQFQEVYEDHFAGQDDLAERIKALDGHADGNLARMLERSSIAEPQGTSTPVDMIAALLSAEETLAATLKTSGALAADHGDTLTEDLCIARGHAHEKFAWVLRAHLR; from the coding sequence ATGACTTTCGCCGCTGAAAAACTGGAAATTACTGGTCAGGCAGAGATATGCGCTGTTTTGAACACGGCCCTCGCCGAGACGACCGTTGCGACAATGATGGCACAAAACTTCCACTGGAACGTGACAGGCATGAACTTTGCCTCGCTGCATCAGCAGTTTCAGGAAGTCTACGAGGATCACTTTGCCGGGCAGGACGATCTGGCCGAACGGATCAAGGCCCTTGACGGGCATGCCGATGGTAATCTCGCACGCATGCTTGAGCGCTCAAGCATCGCGGAACCTCAAGGAACGTCGACGCCCGTGGACATGATTGCCGCGCTTTTGAGCGCTGAAGAGACGCTGGCGGCAACTCTTAAGACGTCCGGCGCGTTGGCAGCCGACCACGGCGACACGCTCACGGAAGATCTGTGCATCGCGCGCGGACATGCTCATGAAAAGTTTGCCTGGGTGCTACGCGCCCACCTGCGCTGA
- a CDS encoding Y-family DNA polymerase, with the protein MSDNTSLPERLYLDFDSFFASAEQHFNPALRDKPIGVVVLDSAHTGCIAVSREAKALGVKTNMPAREARVLVPNMIFVVARPDVYVRLHKRILAVIETVVPIQHVRSIDEVVCALLPSEGRQRQALAAQIKAALLQEFSPVLTCSIGMAPTELLAKIAAERQKPDGTLVLDVAMLPAALADLKLEKLPGVGDGMRTRLAAVGVTDFSALWALAPKQARAIWGNVEGERFLQELHGMHAPRSATRKRMFGHSRVLPREWRSPEKVEDCARQLLAGAARRLRRTNLRASKLSLSLRSQRLRSTRAKSVQAQRWHWERQFAPSRDDRSFGRTLAQGLAEARAHIKFSPHAVSVILHGLDSEADLTGDMFDMLSDNADDRARWEKVSDMMDQMRARFGGKALSLGVHDAVPGGYVGGKIAFGRIPEAEDFEGAIGEDNDTHFCTF; encoded by the coding sequence ATGTCTGACAACACCAGCCTTCCCGAACGGCTATACCTTGATTTTGACAGCTTCTTTGCTTCTGCCGAGCAGCATTTTAATCCGGCGCTACGGGACAAACCGATTGGGGTCGTCGTACTTGATTCCGCCCATACCGGCTGTATCGCGGTCAGTCGTGAAGCAAAGGCACTTGGCGTGAAAACCAATATGCCTGCACGAGAAGCAAGGGTGTTAGTGCCCAATATGATTTTTGTGGTGGCACGTCCCGATGTCTATGTCCGACTGCATAAACGCATTCTTGCCGTGATCGAAACTGTCGTTCCCATTCAACACGTCAGATCGATTGACGAAGTAGTTTGTGCATTACTGCCCAGCGAAGGGCGGCAGCGTCAGGCCCTGGCAGCGCAGATCAAGGCGGCTTTGTTACAAGAATTCAGCCCTGTGCTGACCTGTTCAATTGGCATGGCCCCGACTGAATTGTTGGCGAAGATCGCAGCGGAGCGACAGAAACCTGATGGGACGCTGGTATTGGACGTGGCGATGTTGCCTGCTGCCTTGGCCGATCTGAAGCTGGAAAAGCTGCCCGGTGTCGGCGACGGCATGCGCACACGGTTGGCTGCAGTAGGGGTCACCGACTTTTCCGCTCTTTGGGCCCTCGCGCCGAAACAAGCGCGCGCAATCTGGGGCAATGTCGAGGGGGAGCGGTTTTTGCAGGAACTACATGGCATGCATGCCCCACGTTCCGCGACCCGCAAACGCATGTTTGGCCATAGCCGAGTGCTGCCACGTGAATGGCGCAGTCCTGAAAAAGTAGAAGACTGCGCCCGCCAATTGCTCGCAGGGGCCGCCCGCAGGCTGCGGCGTACAAACCTGCGTGCGTCAAAGTTGTCGCTGTCACTTCGTAGTCAACGTTTGCGTTCAACACGCGCGAAAAGCGTTCAGGCGCAGCGGTGGCATTGGGAAAGGCAGTTTGCGCCATCGCGCGATGACCGCAGCTTTGGCCGCACGTTGGCGCAAGGGTTGGCTGAGGCGCGCGCGCATATCAAATTCAGCCCCCATGCGGTCTCTGTCATACTGCACGGGCTGGATAGCGAAGCTGATCTCACTGGGGATATGTTTGATATGTTATCTGACAACGCGGATGATCGTGCGCGGTGGGAAAAAGTCAGCGATATGATGGACCAAATGCGCGCCCGGTTTGGTGGCAAAGCCTTGTCACTGGGGGTGCATGACGCGGTGCCGGGCGGGTACGTTGGCGGTAAGATTGCGTTTGGCCGCATCCCGGAGGCGGAAGATTTCGAAGGGGCCATAGGCGAAGATAATGATACGCATTTCTGCACGTTTTAA
- a CDS encoding dihydroneopterin aldolase, with the protein MTLTSKIELRDMLLPTKIGTYGPDDPVPDHHLLDLILSVAATQVLIPGDGMAHVFDYDPLIAEILTLANTGHRETQEWLISQIVHLRAQYRDIRAADVYLRKFPVHQDSGTLGVRLTLNKNDLAELRNSL; encoded by the coding sequence ATGACTCTGACCAGCAAAATTGAACTGCGCGACATGCTTTTGCCAACGAAGATCGGCACATATGGCCCTGATGATCCTGTACCAGATCATCATCTTCTTGATCTAATACTGTCCGTTGCCGCAACACAGGTCCTCATCCCGGGCGACGGCATGGCGCATGTTTTCGACTACGACCCGTTGATCGCGGAAATTCTGACGCTGGCCAATACCGGGCACCGCGAAACACAGGAATGGCTGATCAGCCAAATCGTGCATCTGCGCGCGCAGTACAGAGACATCCGGGCCGCTGATGTCTATCTGCGGAAATTTCCGGTCCATCAGGACAGTGGCACACTTGGTGTCCGGCTCACCCTAAACAAGAACGATTTGGCAGAACTTCGCAACAGTCTGTGA
- a CDS encoding HAD family hydrolase, whose product MKALFFGSIGTIVETSRLQYDAFHAAFAQHHLDWHWDLPTYQEMLKISGGAKRISTFADKRNEQVDATAVHATKTSWFLEKLQSDDIKPLSYVGVGLKAAQEHGIKTGFVSTTEKATVRIIAQKLVAEGHPDFDIMTHGGLGLPGKPEPDAYIHAFETLGIEAQNAIVIEDNVDGVAAAKTTGARVVGVPGAFAQQTDLRAADTTVASGSDIDWARLLG is encoded by the coding sequence GTGAAGGCACTCTTTTTTGGCTCAATTGGCACGATCGTTGAAACGTCGCGGCTGCAGTATGATGCATTCCATGCCGCCTTTGCGCAGCATCACTTGGACTGGCATTGGGACCTGCCGACTTACCAAGAAATGTTGAAAATATCAGGTGGTGCGAAACGCATCAGTACCTTTGCGGATAAACGCAACGAGCAGGTCGATGCGACGGCTGTCCACGCGACGAAAACGTCGTGGTTTCTTGAAAAATTACAGTCTGACGATATCAAACCCCTTTCGTACGTTGGCGTTGGCCTCAAGGCGGCTCAGGAACACGGGATAAAGACTGGATTTGTCTCCACGACCGAGAAAGCGACGGTGCGTATTATCGCCCAAAAGCTGGTCGCAGAAGGTCATCCAGATTTTGATATTATGACACATGGTGGACTTGGCTTGCCTGGAAAACCTGAGCCGGATGCCTACATTCATGCGTTTGAAACCCTTGGGATTGAGGCACAAAATGCGATTGTTATCGAAGATAACGTCGATGGGGTTGCGGCTGCCAAGACCACGGGCGCGCGCGTGGTTGGCGTGCCGGGGGCCTTTGCACAGCAGACCGATTTGAGAGCAGCGGATACAACCGTTGCCTCGGGATCAGACATTGACTGGGCAAGGTTGTTGGGCTGA